One Mercurialis annua linkage group LG3, ddMerAnnu1.2, whole genome shotgun sequence DNA window includes the following coding sequences:
- the LOC126675449 gene encoding plant-specific TFIIB-related protein PTF2 has translation MPCNSCGSRSLIRDDVTGCLVCDSCGAVQKFDNYEAHTGGLNVSQGVFIRVGTTGTGSVLNYKEKKIYEANNLIDDLCFKLNLSSQKVRDIKSMINDVTEGDYGQGDWFPVLIGACAYIVVRLENKTVLSMAEIGNLIDCNVYELGRMITRVLDHLDLKLPEFDLVVSFEKVVRGLFNFGRIDGEKFERMKGQGVFLIQCMIKWCLTTGRQPSPIVAAVLVLVAELNGVEDVGIEDVARDLHAAVATCKLRYKELLEKLVEIAQELPWGKDITVKNVLKNAPFVLRYMEMKSMEKRGEERRNLDCGGFDLGEVISRCLRRDDLEHCVEDDSRYFAVENASGLNEMVVDDVDRLQLSHECLSMVYDKFLTEGGSGKLAAETGGLHSKRSKWDIELFATDWWSGKSELSKKLFLKEILEKNVGVDPMPPSFVNGRVAVEKRRAKIDAAKHRIGRIMHPWNPDSGDGKVIALLQDSHTKKRKRKTPAKGTKLKTPAIRIDWEDFVIETLLLHQVKEEEIESGHYNTLLDLHVFNSGTM, from the coding sequence ATGCCCTGCAACAGCTGCGGATCTCGGTCTCTAATCCGTGACGACGTAACGGGATGTCTTGTATGCGACTCATGCGGCGCCGTTCAAAAATTCGACAACTACGAGGCTCACACCGGCGGCCTGAACGTCTCTCAGGGCGTTTTTATCCGAGTTGGCACGACAGGTACCGGCAGTGTTTTAAActacaaagaaaaaaagatttacGAAGCTAATAATCTCATTGATGATTTatgctttaaattaaatttatcatctCAAAAAGTTAGAGATATTAAATCAATGATTAATGATGTTACTGAAGGAGATTATGGACAAGGTGACTGGTTCCCTGTTTTAATTGGTGCTTGTGCTTATATTGTAGTGAGATTAGAGAATAAAACTGTGTTATCCATGGCTGAGATCGGGAATTTGATTGATTGTAATGTGTATGAGCTTGGTAGGATGATTACACGTGTCCTTGATCATTTGGATTTGAAGCTTCCTGAGTTTGATTTAGTGGTTAGTTTTGAGAAGGTAGTTAGGGGTTTGTTTAATTTTGGGAGAATTGATGGTGAGAAGTTTGAGAGAATGAAGGGACAGGGTGTTTTTTTGATTCAGTGTATGATTAAGTGGTGTTTAACTACGGGGAGGCAACCGTCGCCGATTGTTGCGGCGGTGTTGGTTTTAGTTGCGGAGTTGAACGGGGTTGAGGATGTGGGGATTGAGGATGTGGCGAGGGATTTGCACGCGGCGGTGGCTACGTGTAAGTTGAGGTATAAGGAGTTGTTGGAGAAGCTTGTGGAGATAGCTCAGGAGTTGCCGTGGGGGAAGGATATCACGGTTAAGAATGTTTTGAAGAATGCGCCGTTTGTGTTGCGGTATATGGAGATGAAGTCGATGGAGAAACGGGGGGAGGAGCGGAGGAATTTGGACTGCGGTGGATTTGATTTGGGAGAGGTGATAAGTCGATGTTTGAGGAGAGATGATCTCGAGCATTGTGTTGAGGACGATTCTCGGTATTTTGCGGTGGAAAATGCAAGTGGTTTGAATGAAATGGTTGTTGATGATGTGGATAGGCTTCAGCTTTCGCATGAGTGTTTGTCTATGGTTTATGACAAGTTCTTAACTGAAGGTGGCTCGGGTAAGCTCGCCGCAGAAACTGGAGGACTTCATAGTAAGAGAAGCAAGTGGGATATTGAGCTTTTCGCAACAGATTGGTGGAGTGGGAAATCAGAATTAAGCAAAAAGCTTTTCTTGAAGGAAATATTGGAGAAAAATGTGGGAGTAGATCCAATGCCTCCATCTTTTGTTAATGGCCGTGTTGCAGTTGAGAAGAGGAGAGCAAAGATTGACGCTGCAAAACATCGAATTGGAAGGATTATGCATCCATGGAATCCTGATTCAGGTGATGGCAAAGTTATTGCTCTTTTGCAAGATTCACATACTAAGAAGAGGAAAAGAAAGACACCGGCCAAAGGGACGAAATTAAAGACACCAGCCATACGAATTGATTGGGAAGATTTCGTCATTGAGACCCTTCTACTTCATCAagtgaaagaagaagaaattgagTCAGGGCATTATAATACGTTGTTGGATTTGCACGTGTTCAATTCCGGGACAATGTGA
- the LOC126672198 gene encoding uncharacterized protein LOC126672198 — MAEKKEGGIVKNGHEEGLKLAISLLDEFELPQGLLPLEDVIEVGFVKETGYMWIVQTKKVEHNFKMISKLVSYNTEITGFVSKKLIKKLKGVKAKELMLWPPVSEISVGDKIHFKSLAGITKTFPVEAFAAGQ; from the coding sequence ATGGCGGAGAAGAAGGAAGGAGGAATCGTCAAGAACGGACATGAAGAGGGGCTCAAATTGGCGATTTCACTGCTCGACGAGTTTGAGCTTCCTCAAGGACTCTTACCTCTTGAAGATGTGATTGAAGTCGGTTTTGTAAAAGAAACTGGATACATGTGGATCGTGCAAACGAAGAAAGTCGAACATAACTTCAAGATGATCAGCAAGCTAGTGAGCTACAACACTGAAATAACAGGTTTTGTCAGCAAGAAATTGATCAAGAAACTAAAGGGAGTTAAGGCTAAGGAGCTCATGCTCTGGCCTCCGGTCAGCGAGATCAGTGTTGGTGACAAAATTCACTTCAAGAGCCTTGCTGGCATCACCAAAACTTTCCCAGTCGAAGCATTTGCAGCTGGCCAGTGA